One segment of Ureibacillus thermophilus DNA contains the following:
- a CDS encoding CoA transferase subunit A, translating into MSKVFASFDEAIKDLKDGNTIIVGGFGLCGIPEKAIEAILRKGTKNLTVVSNNCGVDDWGLGLLLKNKQISKIIASYVGENKIFEQQFLNGEIEVELTPQGTLAERIRAGGAGIPAFYTATGVGTPIAEGKPTKVFDGKTYIEERAIVGDFAFVKAWKGDKLGNLVYRKTARNFNPLAAMAGKITIAEVEELVEVGELDPDQIHTPSIYVQRILVGDQYEKRIEKRTTRQIEEVQG; encoded by the coding sequence ATGTCAAAGGTGTTTGCATCCTTCGATGAAGCCATTAAAGACTTGAAGGATGGGAATACAATTATCGTTGGCGGATTTGGGTTATGCGGCATTCCTGAAAAAGCCATTGAGGCGATTTTACGGAAAGGGACAAAAAATTTAACGGTTGTCAGCAACAACTGCGGCGTAGATGATTGGGGGCTTGGATTGCTGCTTAAAAATAAGCAAATTTCCAAAATTATCGCCTCCTATGTGGGAGAAAACAAAATTTTTGAACAACAATTTCTAAATGGTGAAATTGAAGTGGAACTGACGCCTCAAGGGACGCTCGCCGAAAGAATTCGTGCAGGAGGAGCTGGAATTCCTGCTTTCTATACGGCAACAGGAGTAGGAACACCGATTGCGGAAGGAAAGCCAACAAAAGTTTTTGACGGAAAAACATACATTGAAGAAAGAGCCATCGTCGGGGATTTTGCTTTTGTGAAGGCTTGGAAAGGGGACAAGCTGGGCAATTTAGTTTATCGAAAAACGGCGAGAAATTTTAATCCTCTTGCCGCAATGGCTGGAAAAATTACGATTGCCGAAGTGGAGGAGCTTGTGGAAGTAGGGGAGCTCGATCCGGATCAAATTCACACACCTAGCATTTATGTTCAACGGATTTTAGTTGGCGACCAATACGAAAAACGAATTGAAAAAAGAACAACTCGTCAAATAGAGGAGGTTCAAGGATGA
- a CDS encoding CoA transferase subunit B, which translates to MTLSTREKIVKRAVKEIQDGMYVNLGIGMPTLLANEIPKDYQVMLHSENGLLGIGPYPTEEEVDPDLINAGKETVTTVKGAVFFDSAESFAMIRGGHIDLAILGGMEVSEKGDLANWMIPGKMVKGMGGAMDLVHGAKRVVVIMEHVSKKGEPKVRKECTLPLTGQGVVDRLITDLAVFEFTEDGMVLIEKSKDITLEDLKNKTEADYIVSPNLVEW; encoded by the coding sequence ATGACGCTTTCCACAAGAGAGAAAATTGTAAAACGGGCAGTAAAAGAAATTCAGGATGGTATGTACGTCAATTTAGGAATTGGCATGCCAACTCTTTTAGCCAATGAAATTCCAAAGGATTATCAAGTGATGCTGCATTCCGAAAATGGTTTGCTTGGCATCGGCCCTTATCCAACGGAAGAAGAAGTGGACCCGGATTTAATTAATGCCGGGAAAGAAACGGTGACGACTGTAAAAGGAGCAGTATTTTTTGACAGTGCCGAATCTTTTGCCATGATTCGCGGCGGACATATTGATCTGGCTATATTAGGTGGAATGGAAGTATCGGAAAAGGGCGATTTAGCCAACTGGATGATACCGGGAAAGATGGTCAAAGGCATGGGCGGCGCAATGGATTTAGTGCATGGTGCAAAACGGGTTGTTGTGATTATGGAACATGTATCCAAAAAAGGGGAGCCAAAAGTCCGAAAAGAATGCACATTGCCGCTCACGGGACAAGGAGTAGTGGACCGGTTAATTACAGATTTAGCGGTCTTTGAATTTACAGAAGATGGAATGGTTTTAATAGAAAAATCAAAGGATATTACATTGGAAGATTTAAAAAACAAGACGGAGGCAGATTATATTGTTTCTCCTAATCTAGTAGAGTGGTAA
- a CDS encoding TetR/AcrR family transcriptional regulator → MKKTLKQRILETSLHLFQQYGYHGVTVDEIVAEAGTSKGGFYHNYKSKDELLYEIHDVFISYVIEKAELSYKENHTPVLKLAAILHSFIKVFDMYKPYITVFYEESAYLNEEFKQIINEKRDRYRKLLEKVISEGQQSGDFRKELPANIVTMAIIGMINWTYKWFKQDGPLSMEEITAIFKDLILRSIVTEQGLEEAKQLHQLLNL, encoded by the coding sequence ATGAAAAAAACATTGAAACAAAGAATCTTAGAAACATCTTTGCACTTATTTCAACAATACGGTTATCACGGCGTCACAGTGGATGAAATAGTAGCGGAAGCTGGGACATCGAAGGGCGGCTTTTATCATAATTACAAATCGAAAGATGAACTTCTATATGAAATCCATGATGTATTTATTTCCTATGTAATTGAAAAAGCGGAACTTTCCTATAAGGAAAATCATACACCTGTATTGAAACTTGCAGCCATCTTGCACTCATTTATTAAAGTATTCGATATGTATAAGCCTTATATTACGGTTTTTTATGAAGAAAGCGCTTACTTAAATGAAGAATTTAAACAAATCATCAATGAAAAAAGAGATCGCTATAGGAAATTGTTGGAAAAGGTCATTTCAGAAGGACAGCAAAGCGGCGATTTTCGAAAAGAATTGCCAGCTAATATTGTAACAATGGCGATTATCGGCATGATTAATTGGACATATAAATGGTTTAAGCAAGATGGACCACTTTCAATGGAAGAAATTACAGCCATTTTTAAAGATTTAATTTTACGCTCCATCGTGACGGAGCAAGGATTGGAAGAAGCCAAGCAATTGCACCAGTTATTAAATCTTTAG
- a CDS encoding acyl-CoA dehydrogenase produces MNFELTKEQLMIQEMVRDFAEREIKPFAREHDENATFPIETFKKMGELGLLGIPFPEEYGGSGGDTISYVIAVEEIGKACGGTGLSYAAAISLGASPIYYFGTEEQKQKWLVPMARGEALGSFGLTEPNAGSDAGGTQTRAELVGDEYFINGEKQWITNAGYARQVIVTAVTGKREDGKKIITSLIVPTDAEGVTIRCDYDKMGVRASNTCQIVLENVRVPKENVLGEPNRGFSQFLKTLDGGRISIAALSVGIAQAAYEKALKYAKERVQFGQSISKFQAIQFKLADMAMEIELARNMVYKAAWLKDNNKPFGKEAAMAKLFASEMGFRVCNQAIQIHGGYGYMKEYDVERHLRDIKLMEIGEGTSEVQRLVISRLIGC; encoded by the coding sequence ATGAATTTTGAACTCACAAAGGAACAATTAATGATTCAAGAAATGGTACGAGATTTTGCGGAACGGGAAATTAAACCATTTGCTCGGGAACATGATGAAAATGCAACATTCCCGATTGAAACATTTAAAAAAATGGGGGAACTTGGCCTTTTAGGCATTCCGTTTCCGGAAGAGTATGGCGGTTCAGGGGGAGATACGATTTCCTACGTTATTGCGGTTGAGGAAATCGGAAAAGCCTGTGGTGGAACAGGATTGAGCTATGCGGCAGCCATTAGTTTAGGCGCATCACCAATCTATTATTTTGGAACGGAAGAGCAAAAGCAAAAATGGCTTGTTCCAATGGCAAGAGGGGAAGCCCTTGGTTCTTTTGGATTGACGGAGCCGAATGCTGGTTCAGACGCTGGCGGTACCCAAACAAGAGCGGAACTGGTCGGTGATGAGTATTTCATCAATGGAGAAAAACAATGGATCACAAACGCCGGCTACGCAAGACAAGTCATTGTTACAGCCGTAACTGGAAAAAGGGAAGACGGCAAGAAAATCATTACATCCCTTATCGTTCCTACTGATGCAGAAGGCGTAACGATCCGCTGCGATTATGACAAAATGGGCGTACGGGCATCCAACACTTGCCAAATTGTGTTAGAAAATGTCCGCGTTCCAAAAGAAAATGTGTTGGGCGAACCAAATCGAGGATTCAGCCAATTCTTAAAAACGCTGGATGGAGGACGCATTTCCATCGCTGCCCTTTCTGTAGGAATTGCTCAAGCCGCTTATGAAAAAGCGTTGAAATATGCAAAAGAAAGAGTTCAATTTGGTCAATCCATCTCTAAATTCCAAGCCATTCAGTTTAAATTGGCTGATATGGCAATGGAAATAGAATTGGCCCGCAACATGGTATATAAAGCAGCATGGCTAAAGGACAACAACAAACCTTTTGGAAAGGAGGCGGCAATGGCAAAACTTTTCGCATCGGAAATGGGCTTTCGAGTGTGCAATCAAGCCATCCAGATTCATGGGGGCTATGGCTATATGAAAGAGTACGATGTGGAAAGACATTTACGGGACATTAAATTAATGGAAATCGGGGAAGGTACTTCGGAAGTTCAACGTCTTGTGATTTCAAGATTAATTGGCTGCTAA
- a CDS encoding AMP-binding protein, with protein MAELVYKTIGQLLEEQAEKYPDKEAVVYADRNLRLTYKEFNAWADQVAKALMALGIEKGDHIAVWTTNVPEWVALQFATGKMGAPLVTVNTNYRTAELEYLLKQSDSKTLILIEQYKDHRFIDTVYEICPELKTSKPGELNSKRLPMLKNVIIISEKQFDGVYNWNDVMKLAEQVTDEELEKRKASLHYDDVINLQYTSGTTGFPKGVMLTHYNLVNNSTNIAECMKLTHEDRLCIPVPFFHCFGCVIGTLAIVSVGGTMVPIQEYNPVEVLKTVEKEKCTALHGVPTMFISELNLPNFDEFDLSTLRTGVMAGSNCPEELMKSVIQKMNMKDITICYGQTESSPVITQTRTDDSFDLKVSTVGRALPNVEVKIVDPVTGVELPPNTQGELCTRGYHVMKGYYKNPEATKEAIDEDNWLHTGDLATMDENGYVRITGRLKDMIIRGGENIYPREIEEFLYKNPKIYDVQIVGVPDEKYGEEVAAFIILKQGETATPEEIRAFCEGKISRHKIPKYIFFVNEYPMTASGKIQKFKLREQFTAKLVH; from the coding sequence ATGGCTGAACTTGTTTATAAAACGATCGGTCAATTGTTGGAGGAGCAAGCGGAAAAATATCCAGATAAGGAAGCGGTTGTTTACGCAGACCGCAATTTGCGTTTAACTTATAAGGAGTTTAATGCATGGGCTGACCAAGTGGCAAAAGCGTTGATGGCCCTTGGCATTGAAAAGGGCGACCATATTGCCGTTTGGACAACTAATGTGCCGGAATGGGTGGCATTGCAATTTGCCACTGGAAAAATGGGGGCGCCGCTCGTGACGGTCAATACCAATTACCGCACAGCAGAATTGGAGTATTTATTAAAACAATCCGATTCCAAAACATTGATTTTAATCGAGCAATACAAAGATCACCGCTTTATTGATACGGTTTATGAAATCTGCCCTGAGTTGAAAACTTCCAAACCAGGCGAGTTGAATTCAAAACGTTTGCCGATGTTAAAAAATGTCATTATTATTAGCGAAAAACAATTTGATGGTGTTTACAATTGGAATGATGTGATGAAATTAGCAGAGCAAGTGACAGACGAAGAGCTGGAAAAAAGAAAAGCTTCTTTACATTATGATGATGTTATTAACTTGCAATATACTTCTGGCACAACCGGTTTCCCGAAAGGCGTAATGTTGACCCATTACAATCTTGTCAATAATAGCACTAATATCGCGGAATGTATGAAATTAACCCATGAAGATCGCTTATGCATCCCTGTACCATTCTTCCACTGCTTCGGCTGTGTGATTGGCACGTTGGCGATCGTTTCTGTAGGTGGTACGATGGTGCCAATTCAAGAATACAATCCAGTGGAAGTATTGAAAACGGTGGAAAAAGAAAAATGTACAGCGCTGCATGGTGTTCCGACAATGTTCATTAGTGAATTGAACTTGCCGAATTTCGATGAATTTGATTTATCCACTTTGCGTACAGGTGTAATGGCTGGCTCCAACTGTCCAGAAGAGTTGATGAAGTCCGTTATTCAAAAAATGAATATGAAAGATATCACGATTTGCTATGGACAGACAGAATCTTCTCCGGTAATTACGCAAACGCGAACAGACGATTCATTTGATTTGAAAGTCAGCACAGTAGGCCGCGCGTTGCCAAATGTGGAAGTGAAAATCGTGGATCCGGTAACGGGTGTAGAGTTGCCGCCAAATACCCAAGGAGAACTTTGCACACGAGGTTACCATGTAATGAAAGGCTACTATAAAAATCCAGAGGCAACAAAAGAAGCCATCGATGAGGATAATTGGCTGCACACTGGAGACCTTGCCACAATGGATGAAAACGGCTATGTACGCATTACAGGCCGCTTGAAAGATATGATTATCCGCGGCGGTGAAAATATTTATCCTCGTGAAATTGAAGAATTTTTATATAAAAATCCAAAAATATATGACGTGCAAATCGTAGGAGTACCTGATGAAAAATACGGGGAAGAAGTGGCTGCGTTTATTATCTTAAAGCAAGGAGAAACAGCAACTCCAGAAGAAATTCGCGCATTCTGCGAAGGAAAAATTTCAAGACATAAGATTCCAAAATATATTTTCTTTGTGAATGAATATCCAATGACGGCATCAGGAAAAATCCAGAAGTTTAAATTGAGAGAGCAATTTACGGCAAAACTAGTTCATTAA
- a CDS encoding acetyl-CoA carboxylase biotin carboxylase subunit, whose amino-acid sequence MFQKILIANRGEIARRVIRTCKKLNIQTVAVYSEADRDALFVREADEAYEIGKPPVSLSYLNIEKIIEVAKKAKVDAIHPGYGLLSENAEFAKRCEEEGITFIGPKPEVIAAMGSKLEARVKMKEAGVPIIEGMNVAIESVEEAIKAAEEIGYPLMLKASSGGGGIGMQRIYHPEELEKAFESNKKRAESYFGDGTLYIEKCIENPHHVEVQILADVYGNVVPLFERECSIQRRNQKVIEEAPSPTLSDTTREKMLETAVQAAKYIGYTNAGTFEFLVDEKENFYFLEMNTRLQVEHPVTEAITGIDLVEQQIRIAQGLPLEINRESIKMKGHAIEARIYAEDPVTFFPSPGTITLLELPEGEGIRHDCAVESGFNVTPFYDPMIGKLICYGETREQACERLIQALKQYKVEGIKTNIPMLIKIASHEEFLRGNITTSFVEHYYLPNVQVTK is encoded by the coding sequence ATGTTTCAAAAAATATTAATTGCAAACCGCGGTGAAATAGCTAGAAGAGTGATTAGAACATGCAAAAAACTGAACATTCAAACAGTTGCAGTTTACTCTGAGGCAGACCGGGATGCACTGTTCGTACGAGAAGCCGACGAAGCCTATGAAATCGGCAAACCCCCTGTTTCCTTAAGCTATTTAAATATTGAAAAAATCATTGAGGTGGCAAAAAAGGCAAAGGTGGATGCCATTCATCCAGGCTACGGCTTGCTTTCTGAAAATGCGGAATTCGCTAAGCGCTGCGAAGAAGAAGGAATTACTTTTATTGGACCGAAACCGGAAGTTATTGCGGCAATGGGAAGCAAGTTGGAGGCAAGGGTGAAAATGAAGGAAGCCGGGGTGCCAATTATTGAAGGGATGAATGTGGCAATTGAAAGTGTGGAAGAAGCAATAAAAGCGGCTGAGGAAATCGGCTATCCGCTCATGTTAAAAGCTTCTAGCGGCGGTGGTGGCATCGGCATGCAGCGAATTTATCATCCAGAAGAGCTCGAAAAAGCCTTTGAAAGCAATAAAAAACGTGCTGAATCCTATTTTGGCGACGGCACGTTGTATATCGAAAAATGTATTGAAAATCCCCATCATGTGGAAGTACAAATTTTAGCTGATGTATATGGAAATGTGGTGCCGCTTTTTGAACGGGAATGCTCTATCCAGCGCCGAAATCAAAAGGTCATTGAAGAAGCACCATCCCCAACCCTTTCTGATACGACTCGAGAGAAAATGCTGGAGACAGCTGTTCAAGCGGCAAAGTACATCGGTTATACCAATGCAGGAACCTTTGAATTTTTAGTAGATGAAAAAGAGAATTTTTATTTCTTGGAAATGAATACCCGATTGCAAGTAGAGCATCCCGTAACGGAGGCAATTACCGGTATTGATTTAGTGGAACAGCAAATTAGAATTGCACAAGGGCTTCCGCTAGAAATTAATCGAGAATCTATAAAAATGAAAGGACATGCAATTGAAGCGCGTATTTATGCGGAAGATCCAGTTACCTTCTTTCCTTCACCAGGGACAATTACCTTATTGGAGTTGCCAGAGGGAGAAGGAATCCGCCATGATTGTGCCGTTGAATCAGGTTTCAATGTAACGCCATTTTATGATCCGATGATTGGAAAATTAATTTGTTATGGCGAAACCCGTGAACAAGCATGCGAACGCTTAATTCAAGCACTAAAACAATATAAAGTGGAAGGCATTAAAACGAATATTCCAATGCTTATAAAAATTGCGAGCCATGAAGAATTTCTAAGAGGCAATATTACGACTAGTTTTGTAGAACATTATTATTTGCCTAATGTACAAGTAACGAAGTAA
- a CDS encoding acetyl-CoA carboxylase biotin carboxyl carrier protein subunit, whose amino-acid sequence MTIVKANMAGSVWKIVVSEGEQVEEGQDVVILESMKMEIPIAAEASGVVKRILVQEGDFINVDDAILEIE is encoded by the coding sequence ATGACAATAGTAAAAGCAAATATGGCAGGATCCGTTTGGAAAATCGTTGTATCAGAAGGTGAACAAGTAGAAGAGGGACAAGATGTAGTTATTTTAGAATCCATGAAAATGGAAATTCCTATTGCTGCAGAAGCTTCCGGTGTCGTGAAGAGAATCTTAGTGCAAGAAGGCGATTTTATCAACGTGGATGATGCTATTTTAGAAATTGAATAG
- a CDS encoding hydroxymethylglutaryl-CoA lyase gives MKLPTKVTIKEVGPRDGLQNESKFIDTKDKIEWINRLSKTGLSYIEVSSFVHPKWIPQLADSEEVLKSIQKKPGVTYAALVPNIRGLERALNCQVDEISVFMSASEGHNKQNINKTIDETFPVLKEVVDEAKKANVKVRGYVSTVIACPYDGLVAPKQVLKVADRLFDMGVYEVSLGDTIGVGVPTQVESLLETLLKHFPPNLLAMHFHDTRGTALANVLKSLEMGITTFDSSTGGLGGCPYAKGASGNVATEDLNYMLSAMHIETGINPEALIDSAFFMEEKIGKILISKQMEIARNERSGNLDNARTV, from the coding sequence ATGAAGCTTCCAACAAAAGTAACCATTAAAGAAGTTGGTCCAAGGGATGGATTGCAAAATGAATCCAAATTTATCGATACCAAAGACAAAATTGAATGGATTAACCGACTGAGCAAAACAGGTTTATCCTATATCGAAGTATCTTCCTTTGTTCATCCGAAATGGATTCCCCAACTAGCTGATAGCGAAGAAGTATTAAAGTCCATTCAAAAAAAGCCCGGGGTGACTTATGCGGCATTGGTGCCAAATATTCGAGGACTTGAACGGGCGTTAAACTGCCAGGTGGATGAAATCAGTGTATTCATGTCCGCCAGCGAAGGACATAACAAACAAAATATCAATAAAACCATTGATGAAACTTTTCCTGTTTTAAAAGAAGTGGTGGATGAAGCGAAAAAAGCCAATGTAAAGGTAAGAGGTTATGTTTCGACGGTCATTGCCTGCCCTTATGATGGCCTCGTTGCGCCGAAGCAGGTGTTAAAAGTTGCAGATCGCCTTTTTGATATGGGAGTCTATGAAGTTTCTTTAGGCGATACTATTGGCGTCGGTGTTCCAACCCAGGTGGAAAGCTTATTGGAAACTTTGTTAAAACATTTTCCACCTAACCTTTTGGCCATGCATTTCCACGATACGAGAGGAACGGCCCTTGCGAATGTGTTGAAATCGTTGGAAATGGGCATTACTACCTTCGACAGTTCTACAGGTGGACTAGGTGGCTGCCCATATGCAAAAGGGGCTTCTGGAAATGTCGCTACAGAAGATTTAAATTATATGCTTTCTGCGATGCACATTGAAACTGGCATCAATCCGGAAGCACTAATTGACTCAGCATTTTTTATGGAAGAAAAAATTGGCAAGATACTTATTTCAAAACAAATGGAAATTGCGAGAAACGAAAGGAGCGGAAACCTTGACAACGCTCGTACAGTTTAA
- a CDS encoding enoyl-CoA hydratase gives MTTLVQFNEIEKGIGMITLNRAEAANALSLQLLKELNEMLQSVGKNRAIRVVLIMGSGEKSFCAGADLKERKNMNEQEVRETVRLIGSIVNQVEALPQPVIAVINGVAFGGGLELALACDFRIAATNAKMGLTEVSLGIIPGAGGTQRLPRLIGIGKAKELIYTAKRISAAEALDINLINAMYEKEILLEKAVEFAREIAKNAPLSLIQAKIAINKGVEVDLTTGLKIEELAYNELLHTEDRMEGLIAFQEKRQPQYQGR, from the coding sequence TTGACAACGCTCGTACAGTTTAACGAAATCGAAAAAGGCATCGGGATGATTACATTAAATCGCGCGGAAGCTGCCAATGCCTTGTCCCTTCAATTGTTGAAGGAACTGAATGAAATGTTGCAATCTGTTGGCAAAAATAGAGCAATCCGTGTGGTCCTCATCATGGGCAGTGGAGAAAAATCCTTTTGTGCCGGTGCCGACTTAAAAGAACGAAAAAACATGAATGAACAAGAAGTGCGGGAAACCGTGAGATTAATCGGCAGCATTGTAAATCAAGTGGAAGCTTTGCCTCAGCCGGTCATTGCGGTCATCAATGGCGTGGCTTTTGGCGGGGGATTGGAACTGGCTTTAGCTTGCGACTTTCGTATTGCAGCAACTAATGCCAAAATGGGGCTCACAGAAGTTTCCCTAGGCATAATTCCGGGAGCAGGAGGGACACAGCGTTTACCGCGTTTAATCGGGATCGGAAAAGCCAAGGAACTTATTTATACAGCAAAAAGAATTTCAGCAGCGGAAGCTCTTGATATCAATTTAATCAACGCAATGTATGAAAAGGAAATTTTACTCGAGAAGGCTGTTGAATTTGCTCGAGAAATCGCAAAAAACGCACCGTTATCACTGATTCAAGCAAAAATTGCCATCAATAAAGGTGTAGAAGTGGATTTAACAACCGGGCTAAAAATTGAAGAACTTGCTTATAATGAGCTCTTGCACACAGAAGATCGAATGGAAGGATTAATTGCATTCCAAGAGAAACGACAACCGCAATATCAAGGAAGATAG
- a CDS encoding acyl-CoA carboxylase subunit beta — translation MSDTVTKKSHASLIEEIKKGGQEKYHQKNKEQGKLFVRDRLKLLLDDDVQIEDGLFANCMAGDLPADGVVTGIGKINGQTVCFMANDSTVKAGSWGKRTVEKILRIQETAEKLACPIIYLVDSAGARITDQVEMFPGRRGAGRIFYNQVKLSGKVPQVCLLFGPSAAGGAYIPAFCDVVIMVEGNASMYLGSPRMAEMVIGEKVDLETMGGAKMHCSVSGCGDVLAKTEEEAIEYARKYLSYFPNNYREKPPAAAPKLPATFEKSIEEIIPKNQNVPFNMYDLIDRIIDEGSFCEVKKLFAAELITGFARIDGQVVGIVANQPRVKGGVLFHDSADKAAKFISLCDAFHIPLVFLADVPGFMIGTQVERQGIIRHGAKMIFAMSEATVPKITVIVRKAYGAGLYAMAGPAFEPDCVIALTTAQIAVMGPEAAVNAVYANKIAQLPKEEQQAFIEQKRQEYREEIDIYKLASELIVDDVIEPNDLRQALVSRVHAYSSKYLLFSERKHGVSPV, via the coding sequence ATGAGTGATACGGTTACAAAAAAATCCCATGCTAGTTTAATAGAAGAAATCAAAAAAGGCGGCCAAGAAAAGTATCATCAGAAAAATAAAGAGCAAGGAAAATTATTTGTCCGCGACCGATTAAAATTGCTTCTTGATGACGATGTGCAAATCGAGGACGGCCTTTTTGCCAATTGTATGGCAGGGGATTTACCTGCTGACGGCGTAGTGACAGGAATCGGAAAAATTAATGGGCAAACAGTATGCTTTATGGCCAATGATTCTACCGTAAAAGCCGGTTCTTGGGGAAAGAGAACCGTTGAAAAAATATTGCGCATTCAAGAAACGGCAGAGAAATTGGCTTGTCCAATCATTTATTTGGTGGATTCTGCGGGTGCCCGCATTACAGATCAGGTGGAGATGTTCCCTGGGCGGAGAGGAGCCGGTCGCATTTTCTATAACCAAGTAAAACTCTCTGGAAAAGTGCCGCAAGTATGTTTATTGTTCGGTCCTTCTGCAGCGGGTGGAGCCTACATACCTGCCTTCTGTGATGTGGTCATTATGGTGGAAGGCAATGCTTCCATGTATTTAGGTTCACCAAGAATGGCTGAAATGGTGATTGGAGAAAAAGTAGATTTGGAAACAATGGGCGGAGCAAAAATGCATTGTTCTGTTTCTGGCTGTGGAGACGTGCTTGCGAAAACGGAAGAAGAAGCCATTGAATACGCAAGAAAATATTTAAGCTATTTTCCGAATAATTACCGGGAAAAGCCGCCTGCTGCAGCGCCAAAACTGCCAGCAACCTTTGAAAAATCAATTGAAGAAATCATTCCAAAAAATCAAAACGTGCCATTTAATATGTATGATTTAATCGACCGCATTATCGACGAAGGCTCCTTCTGTGAAGTGAAAAAGCTGTTTGCAGCAGAACTTATTACAGGTTTTGCAAGAATTGATGGACAAGTGGTAGGAATAGTAGCCAATCAGCCACGGGTTAAAGGCGGAGTATTGTTCCACGATTCGGCCGATAAAGCGGCGAAATTCATCAGCCTTTGTGATGCGTTTCATATTCCGCTCGTCTTTTTAGCGGATGTTCCGGGATTTATGATAGGCACTCAAGTAGAACGGCAAGGAATCATCCGCCACGGCGCAAAAATGATTTTTGCCATGAGCGAAGCAACGGTGCCGAAAATTACGGTGATTGTGAGAAAAGCGTATGGTGCAGGACTTTATGCAATGGCTGGCCCTGCCTTTGAACCGGATTGCGTCATTGCTTTAACAACGGCGCAAATTGCTGTGATGGGTCCGGAAGCGGCGGTGAATGCGGTATATGCCAATAAAATTGCCCAGCTGCCAAAAGAAGAGCAGCAAGCCTTCATTGAACAAAAACGCCAAGAGTATCGAGAAGAGATTGATATTTATAAATTGGCTTCAGAATTGATTGTTGATGACGTTATTGAGCCGAACGATTTGCGGCAGGCATTGGTATCCCGTGTCCATGCCTATTCTTCCAAGTATCTTCTATTCTCAGAACGGAAACATGGCGTCAGTCCAGTATAA
- the trhA gene encoding PAQR family membrane homeostasis protein TrhA, producing MNNIHAFDYKNRKEELWNAITHGVGLLFSIPTCVFLIILAAQSDSAVQIASYSIFGASLIILFCMSTLLHSMPEKYKRFFSILDHSSIYVLIAGTYTPFLSIAIGGTLGIVLLCIIWGIAIFGIVFKSLFIHRYEALSLVLYLAMGWLIIFAVKPLYAFIHWEGFCVLFAGGLFFTIGSIFYAWRKLPYNHAIWHIFVIAGCVCMVYCVAVYL from the coding sequence ATGAACAACATTCATGCTTTTGATTATAAAAATAGAAAGGAAGAATTATGGAATGCCATTACCCATGGAGTGGGATTACTCTTTAGCATTCCTACTTGTGTTTTTTTAATCATTCTCGCTGCACAATCCGATAGTGCCGTGCAAATTGCATCATATTCTATCTTCGGTGCTTCTTTAATCATCTTATTTTGCATGTCTACTTTATTACATAGCATGCCTGAAAAATATAAAAGGTTCTTCTCCATCCTTGACCATTCATCCATTTATGTATTGATTGCCGGAACATATACCCCGTTTCTCTCGATTGCCATTGGAGGAACGCTTGGGATTGTCTTGCTATGCATCATTTGGGGAATTGCCATATTTGGCATTGTATTTAAAAGCTTATTTATTCATCGGTATGAAGCGCTTTCTTTAGTGTTGTATTTAGCAATGGGTTGGCTCATTATATTCGCCGTCAAACCACTCTATGCCTTCATTCATTGGGAAGGATTTTGTGTACTTTTTGCAGGAGGGCTATTTTTCACGATTGGTTCTATATTCTATGCTTGGAGGAAGCTTCCTTATAATCACGCCATTTGGCATATCTTTGTCATAGCAGGCTGCGTTTGCATGGTGTATTGCGTGGCGGTTTATTTATAA